CTTACCTTGAAAAACAAATTGGGTGTTTATGAGGGAATCTGGAATCCATTTAATGATTTTATAAAATGAGGAGATATAGGAGAACATTTAGGATAGGATACTTAAATAATCAAAGTAGTGGTAAATCCTAGAAGGGGATGGAGGCGTGTTTTGAAAAATTGTTGCAATGGTGTAACTTTTTGTTTATTTTCAcattgtggcccggacccgtcccacacccgactttcgtctgtctttcatccggcccacataacacgtggaatgatggcacttgggcggcccgctcctgtttgccagatctgggccagaaccaagccatagcaatgccgtatgtggcacatatttgccaaaggtggccatatttgttttgtgatatttgggccatattcaccatttaccacacgggccacttcagggtcacatccagattacatgttgccgagagcaccgcatctttgtcaaaaaaggcccacatctgatttggcatatttgggccatatttgctatttattatacatgtgggccacttcagactcacatccattttgtcagggccagaagaaggccatcagtgccgcatcattgcctggagtgacccacatccggatgctatctgagaAGGgtgagcaggtgtgtgtgtgtgtgtgtgtgggggggggtattgtgtCTGTTAATGTTAAAACTTGCAGCGTCATATGTTGCATAATAATGCTGAAGTTTGTATAGTGAAAACTCCATAAAAGACATTGTTTAAAAAAAGGTATTGTGTGTCAGAATTCCCAGAATTTTACAACACAAATTTACTCTTCTATCGAGTCCTGGGGAGGAAAGCCCTGTCTGGGAAACACATTTCCAGAAGTACCAGAAACCAGGCAGGGTTTTCGTGTATTTTgcttaatactgtaacgtgcatggataagaagacacgctggccgctggctggcgggtctgaccctttagtcgagcgcagcggttctcaacctttttggggtcctggaccccctgcgtatttttgatctactctgaggacccctccacctgatcttgggggaggggggttgcaatttgatagaaacagtagaaactgcattttaaattgcattatagcatttattcactctttggggcaaaaataagagctttcagttgtaacttagatatagttaacaaaacagaattcttatgcagtaactttcagatatatgtaacaagacagaattcttatgcagtaactttcagatatactatgtaacaaaacagaatatgtattcagtaactttcagatatatgtaacaaaacagaatatgtattcagtaacttttaacaatgcaaacgggagcgagatctcttattaaaatacaataaatgacacttgtgaaacagatgtaattagagaaaaaagtcgtgttaccctttatagtttaggtagataaaggtctgtcacatttgagtaaaacaatcctatttctataaatgtcataggatctttttttttaagatattttattttcacggaccccttgcaattacaccacggaccactaggggtccgcggacccccggttgagaaactctggtctagcggttagcgatgtctcctgctcgtgcgggcgatacgggttcgcttcccggccgcggcagttcctgtggttgcgttgtccccccccccccccgaattcgctacaatacattgctAGAGTAAGACTTGTGTTTGTCATTCCGGTTTCCCTTTTTCATTTTCCGCACCATTCCACACACATAATGACAGTTATTAGAACTCCTGTTTGTTTCCAAAACAACCGAGAGAAAGGACGTTCAGTGGATTCGGCGTCCATTTCACAAGCGTTacaaatcaaaattaaaaaaatgtttgttttgtaCACTTAAATCGCTAGATGGACGTATCCTCCTTTAATCTGGACCGTGTTTCTCTTGCCTTGGGCGGCGTGGCTCGGGAAAGACGTCCCGTTCTTCTTTGAATGCGGAAACTCTAGCTGGGGCTCGGTCACGTGACTTCGAACCGAAATCACAGCCGTTCGTCACTTCCTGTTTAGAGTTAACGGGACAGCTCCGCGCCGCCGAGAGGTGAGTTCTACGGGCGTCGCGAAGGCCGCCGTCGTCGGTAAAAGTTCACGCAGGCTTGGGTGTTGAAGTAGAAGCGGCGGCCACCTGATTCATATGTAGTCGGCGCTCAAATAATGGGGCGAGTTTGCCGTTCTGCTAGCTAGCACGGCTAGTACCCAAGCTAGCGTTGGCCACCGCCGTCTGTTGAAGTTAGCTTTGGTCAGACTGATGGCGCTCAGCTGCTGACACTGGCAAAGTTCCGCTTGCTCATTAATGATTAACGCAGGTAACCGGCGAGGCTAATTTCTTTCCCTTTGTGAAAGGTAACGTCAGCGTGCAGGGTGATTACCTTGAGGAACAGTTGTTTACATTTAGCTAGTCGGATATCCTCACCCGTTGAGTACAGCTTACCACTACCAGCAAACGCCAGAAGGACTGTATTGTGTTGTATGGGCCTCTCTGTCCATTGTGTACGCACAGATTCAGGCTTGGTTATTGTTTACAACCAAACCAGCCCCTGCCAGGCTGTGTCAGTCACACTACTAACCTTTATTGCCCCGGAACAGTAAACAAGAAGGAATTACCCAGCTAAATAAACCATCAGAGGTCATCTTctgatttatcccccccccccactcagttATGCCAAACGTGAAGGAGAGTGGGGTTAACACCAGCTGTCCTTTTTGTTGGGTCGACTAGTGCGCcgccataacttttttttttggcccttATCGATCTGCTATGCTGTAATTGCAAATGTAATTTGAGCATAAAAGCTACAGTTCCTGTTCTGGGAACACGTACCCGAAACATCTCGGAGTGAAATGTTTGGATTGTGGTGCTTGGCTGGAGTTAATTCACCAGGGGTATAAAGATGATGTAGGCAGGTTGAGGCTAATTTCTACTGGCACTTCATaacatatatataatacacagaATCTGATCTAAACCCTTTGTGCTGATATTAAAGGGGCTCCTACACACCACTCCCGTTCAACAAACCAAGACACAAAAACTCAGCAAACTCCATACACTTGTTCCTGCGTTTAAAGCAACAACTTTAGGCTGTGctggtatatatatctataaacCTGGTTCCAAATGGCGTAGTTGGCTACCAAACTAACTAAACATCAATATGTGTATCCTCATTCTTGATATTAACAACTGTAAGCTAATGGGATGGCTGACACTGCTGGTTTGAAACGGCTGGGTCAGCAGTTCAGAAACTGAATGCCTACTAGTAACCCTTGGCAACCAAAGTGCAATAACCAATGAGAGTGCCAATGTGAATATTTCGCTGGGGTTATCCAGTAGATGTCTTCCATCCCAGAAGTTTCGTTCAGTTAGGCCCAAAACACCTCCAGAAGGCTTAACGGTGAGTTCTGACATCCCGGAACCACCACCCTCTACACCCATATCTGAAACCCTCTGCCTACAACTAACCTGCAAGAGCAACTCTCCCAACTGACCTGATTTCTTCTTATCTACAGCCACTGACTAGCCCTTTCTGTTGTGTCAGACAACTCCTTTCGGGCTGATCTCTGATTATGATAGAGCCGAGGAGTGCAACAAATGATGGACTGACTTTGTGCTCTGGCTGTCAAATTTCCCAGGGCCTCTTTCCTTGAAGCTGTACAAGCTTTACTTGACATTGCTTTGTTTACACGTAGCACTGTGTATTCTGCCTATCTGATATTATAATCTGGGACATACAGTAATTGCCCCATCTGCACATCATGTTATATAGCCTTCTGTAACCATGATGCATGTTGTTGACCCACATTGTTCCTTTGTTGCCTATTCTTGCTTTAAGCTGTAATTTTAGACAGCACTGAAAAGGTGAAAAACTTGTACAAAGCTACATGTTATTCTTTTGACCTAattattttacactgctgaagtTCTGTGGTGAAGAATTTGTCCAATATTCGTAATAATTTTTTGTAAAGTATTTTAGCTCATGTAACTCAAGATGCATATGATCTATCAAAACTGAGAATACGTGGTGAACTGGCTTAAGAtgcctctttttttgttgttgcataaaTGTAGTTTCAGAGGGTCAAAATCTTCACATCTCGAGGCACCAATTAGATGATTAATTGCCTTTAAGACCGGTTTATTGCCAATATTATTCCTGATGCTGTTCTTTGTTGCACAAATTCATCTGCTCCACATGAACAAGTCAGTTTAAAGGGTTTGGATGGTGATCTGCTTGTCTTTGATGGGTGTCTAGTACAAGTCCCACTGTCTGACAGTCCCATTAAAAAGTCTCAACATCAGcatagaagatggagaagactGAGGTTGTTTCCAATGGAGAAGGCCCAATACAGGAACAGCAGGAGCCCAAACTCAGGTAGGGTTCCCTCCATTGTGTTGCCATCGGTGTCTTCAAACAAAAGCACAGTGTGGAAACTGAATTTTGAGATACAATGACACAAGTTTTGTTAATTTACAATAATTACATGCTATTGTAGTTACATCAGTGACTcattaaagcccccccccccccccccagtcctgaCGACTTGTCCGAGATGTTGGCAGCAGGGACCAAAGAGATTCATGAGAAGGCTGAAAACACTCAGTTTGTCAAAGACTTTCTGAGGGGGCGTATCCGCAAAGAGCTGTTTAAGGTCAGTTTAAAGAAAGTTGGGGAAACGTTTTGTTTATTATGAAGTCTGTGGTCAAACCAAAttagttttatttcattttgaatgctAAAAGTGCTATGTGTAACTCAAAATCTTGATCTCTGTTGATCAGTGATGTGGATAGGAACGGTAAATTGAAACAGAAAAGGAGCTGAAAAGGGGCAGGGTGTCAGCCAGCAACAAAATGACTCATCTGTGGGTGGAGGGGATGTCATTGTTTATTCAATCTCAATCAGTAACATTCAGCAACTGGTGCTGATATTTACTAGTGATTTTATGCTTCAGGGAAGTCAACATGTTACACATGGTACCATTTAAATGTTGGATATTTGCCAACttttctctcttgctccccccccTCTGTTTCCCAAGCTAGGTGCTGTGGCACTCTACTACACTTACAAAGCCATGGAGGAGGAGATTGAGAGGAACAAGGACCACCCCAACTTTGCCCCTCTCTATTTCCCCGTGGAGCTACATCGGCATGAAGCCCTGGCTCGTGACCTGGAGTACTTCTATGGGCCAGATTGGCAGAACCAGATCAGCtgctcccaagccacccaacgaTATGTGGACCGCATCCATGAGGTAGGGCAGGAGGACTCAGTGCTGCTGGTTGCTCACGCCTACACCCGCTACATGGGAGACCTATCCGGAGGCCAAGTCCTAAAGAAGGTAGCCCAGCGAGCCCTAAAGCTGCCCCCCACGGGGGAGGGCCTGGAGTTCTATCAATTTGATGCCATCCATAGCGCCAAGGCGTTCAAACAGCTGTACCGCAGCAGGATGAATGAACTGGAGTTGGACGTGGAGACGAAGCAGAAGCTAGTGGCCGAGGCAGTCAAGGCCTTCCAGTTCAACATGGAGGTGAGGGGGCAAGGGGGGGAGAAGgggtgagagatagatagaaagcATGGATTCTGAAAGAAAAGGTTAAGTAACCTGCTAGCAGCAGATTGATAACCTTGCTGTGAGTATTGCTAAATGGACTTAATTTTAAAATGAAAATAGCCCTTTTCACACCAAAACCCTGGTATTTTCCAGGGTTCAAATCAAGGGATTCTTTATAAAGTCAAGCTCTCACCGCCAAGCTGATTTCAGCTTTTTCTCTAGAAAGCTACCTCTTTTTTGATTCTGATCCTGGGAAAAAATGCTGGGATGGACTAGATTATTCCAATGGGTTATTTTTCCATATAAAGTTTGCATTTGCAAAACATGCAGTTGCTTTTTCCTGCGAATACCTCGGCTGCTCCACAGTCCAGCTACAGTTCAGCTGAACAGTGAAGAATATTTAAATGCTAAGCCGTCATCTTTGCATAAGCGGAACACAAGTATGCATTTTCATTGGCTGCTTGTTCAATGTGTTGAACGCAACGTGTCAAACGAACCAATGCCAGGATTCTGTGAGGTGCCAACATGTTACTGAGAAAATGCTGTGCCAGTGCCCACAGGACCAATTTCCAAGGATTTTACACCAAGGATTTTAATGATTTTACGCCAAAGCCTGTCCTACTAAGAACCCAGGAATTTGGTTTGGTATGAAAGAGTGAAATGTCACTTCATCTGTTATTTTCTATCAGGTTTGGACAAGAACATTCTCCCTGAAATGTTACGCTGACGGTTCGTCGGCTATTAATCAAAACAAATAGCCGCAGTTTGTGATGAATTGATTCCTGAGAGTGATTCTTTACATGGAAGTCGCCTTTAAGCCCTTGTAGCTGTAAATCAAGTCTGTTCATTTATTTTTATGCTAGGTGTTTGAGGAGCTAGAGGAGACGGGTAAAACCATCGAGGAGGACGTCTTGGATGCTGGCATGCCCGTCCATGGAGCAATTGGGGGAGACATCAGCAAATGCCCATACTATGCTGCCAAAACGGGTATGCCTTGCTGAATTATGTGCATTCATTATACGTCTTTACATAAGTAACCTGTTACTTACAGCATGTGTAACTGAGATTTACAAGACTTTCATTAAGATGGGAAAATAATTTCATTTTTTGCTGGTTTTTTTTCTGTCCCAGTGGCAAGTGGTGGAACAGCGTATGTGTGTCAGTTAGCCATGGCTGTGCTCAGACACCCAACAGGGCAGGTCCTGTTTGCCGCCTGGGTTGCAGCACTGGCTGGGTTGGTTGCGTGGTATCTCATGTAATCCAGCCCTTAGTCAGACGCTATGCTGCCATGAGAAGGAGGGGGAGCATggaggagacacagagaggagaATGGAAAAGTCCCGACAATCTAGGAAAAACTAGATGACCTCTAGGATATGAACCATCCGCCCCTCAGACCTTCTAAGTGGTTCTCCTCTCACCTTTTCATTTCTCTACCTCCCATAAAACTCTCTCCATCCCATATCCTCTCAGTGTGGCTGCCCGAATCGCAGGCCCTGTTAAAGCTGTGCAATGCTTTTTCCCCCCTCAAGTTTTGTCATGATCGAAGCACAAAGATGATATCTGAATACACTTGAGACATTTGTAAAGAATGCTTTACATTTTTTCCTGCCTAATTCTGATCAGATTGGCTGTAAacaattttttgtttgattttatttttttatatatataaatgggTAAAGCTCATTTATGATTTATCACTTAGCTAAAGGCTATGCATTCATTGAATATTGTAGATCAATCAAAACTGATTGATGATTTCTTGAAATTATACTGTGCATGTGTTATGCATGGGTATGGAAACTAGGTTTTCTGCAAGGCAAACCTGACTACTGTGTTCAGACTGAATTCTTCAGGTGGATTGGACACTAAAACAAAAAATGGACAAGTTCActtaaaactaaagaaattaaCGGTTTTCTTTAATAAACCCTTAGTGCAGTTTGAAACAAATTGCTGAAGAACATTCAAATAATTACAATATTTAACCGACACATATTTCTTCCTCCTAGAATCATTCCTGGCCATTCACTTTGTGTACATGTCAAGTATGGAACAGGTGTTCAGAACCAATTCTTGCACGACTGTATAATAAACAAACGGGTTTTAAATATCGGCAAAATTCTACAAATACACCTTTGTAGTTTTACGTTCCAGTTTATTTACATGAGTCAATACATTTTATTTCTACTGTTGCTTGTTCAAATGGGACAGCTGTTCTGTAGGAGAGCATATTTTGCactcatcactttttttttccaagaaaaATTGTCTCTATTACTTTGCTCACACAACCATCCAACTAACTGATTAATGTACCAGCCATATCCGTCCTACAGCAGGTAAAAGTGTCCTCAGCATAGCACATTATAGAGGAGGTCACGGTCTCTTTGGCTTCCTCAGCTGCTGTGATGCAAGTTCAGCTTTATTGCATGAAGGCAAAATGCAACATTGTGTAGTGGTTTATTAAAGTAAAAACACCACAGGCAGGTAAGATGGGTGAAATGTACTGTTAAGTATTTCAGCACACATGCTTTTGTTTATCTTTCACTCTCTGATGAATATACCAATATGAATTCTGACTGACCATATGATTTGAATAGCTTTTttttaacgtttttttttttgcatataggGCACATCTTTTTCAACATTGATAAAGAATATAATTATTTACTGTACAAGTGGTTTTTTGTAttaactgcttttttttttttagtttcattGTGACAGAAATGACATTCCCTCCATTTTGTACCATGATCCTTTCATTGTCCTTCAGAGTGATTGGTTTCTTTTATTTTGCTGGGGGATTTTGGATACCGAGTACCAAGTGACACTTTTCACTTGAAACGAGTTCCTGTTCTTAGTATTCCCGAATTGCATTCACACTTAAATTTGATGTGCAGCACTTTAGGTTAATGAATTTGTGGTACAGCTTTTTTTTTGACCAGGAAGCTGCAGATGTAGTTTATGCGGGGAGTCCCAAGTCAGATGGCGATGTATTAGGAGGAAAAGCATGAATGTTTTTCTTTATCTCAGTGTGCCAGTATGATTTTCCTTTTACAGTATTTTGGACAGAGCAAAGGGGTGGACTTTGGACCTAAGGAGGCACTGCTAGAATGGTGGTGGCCATAGACTTAACTATGTAAAACCCTCTATATTGAGTGAGTGGATTTTGTTGGCCATTTTGTGCTTATTTTACAATTTCTTGACTCTTCACTAGCTGTTCTCAATTCCACGGTGCAGCTAACTCGGTTGTGATTTTTTTCAGTGACTGTCAAAAATGCCCTTATTGGGTACGAGTAAAAATCACAAGAATACATTGTGTGTTCTTTGAAGGAGTAAAAAATGTTGAAAATTAACATTTGAGTAGATTTTGTTGGCCATTATATGCTTATTTTACAATTTCTTGACTCTTCACTAGCTGTTCCCAATACCACAGTGCAGTTAACTCGGTTGTGCTTTTTTCAGCGACTGTCAAAAATGCCCTGATTGAGTACAAGTAAAAATCACAGGAATACATTGTGGTAATGTTCGAGTAGATTTTGTTGGCCATTATGTGCTTATTTTACGATTTCTTGACTCTTCACTAGCTGTtctcagtaccacggtgcagctaACTCAGTTGTGATTTTTCAGCGACTGTCAAAAATGCCCTGATTGAGTACAAGTAAAAATCACAGGAATACATTGTGTGGTCTTTGAAGGAGTAAAAAAAACTTTGAAAATTAACATTTGAGTAGATTTTGTTGGCCATTATGTGCTTATTTTACAATTTCTTGACTCTTCACTAGCTGttcagtaccacggtgcagctaACTCGGTTGTGCTTTTATCAGCGACTGTCAAAAATGCCCTTGTTGAGTACGAGTAAAAATCACAGGAATACATTGTGTGGTCTTTGAAGGAATAAAAAACTTTGAAAATTAATGTTCGAGTCCTTTGTTAAAAAATGTTCACTCAGAATGAAACAGAAACCATACTAAAAATCAGTTTTCTCATTTGGGTAGAAAGAGTCAATTTAATGATTTGCTCATCTTTTCACAGCCCCACTTGTAATTGAGGGCTGCTTCAGGACAATGGATGAGTTTAGACGGATGGTATGACCTTTCTCTGACAAATTCAAGACACAATACAACAATAATGAGTCTATTTATCAAAGTCATTGACTGAAATAATTTTAAAACGTTTTATTTTTTAATCTGTTGTGGTTTTGACAGATAAATTGGATTCTACATTAGCTCAAGAGACTATTATtctgtcatttcttttttttctggttaCTTATGAAAAGGATTGAGTTTTTGGATTTCATGGTTTGCGTTAAGATTAATCAAATCTGACATTCAGAATCAACCAACCTACCGGGCAAAGGCGAAGTATTCCACTCTCTCCCAACATTCATTTACAGAAAACAACGGGTATTTCCAGACCACATCTTTATTATAGATTTTACAGCTTATATCTTTT
The nucleotide sequence above comes from Lampris incognitus isolate fLamInc1 chromosome 10, fLamInc1.hap2, whole genome shotgun sequence. Encoded proteins:
- the hmox2b gene encoding heme oxygenase 2: MEKTEVVSNGEGPIQEQQEPKLSPDDLSEMLAAGTKEIHEKAENTQFVKDFLRGRIRKELFKLGAVALYYTYKAMEEEIERNKDHPNFAPLYFPVELHRHEALARDLEYFYGPDWQNQISCSQATQRYVDRIHEVGQEDSVLLVAHAYTRYMGDLSGGQVLKKVAQRALKLPPTGEGLEFYQFDAIHSAKAFKQLYRSRMNELELDVETKQKLVAEAVKAFQFNMEVFEELEETGKTIEEDVLDAGMPVHGAIGGDISKCPYYAAKTVASGGTAYVCQLAMAVLRHPTGQVLFAAWVAALAGLVAWYLM